The Pseudomonas parafulva genome window below encodes:
- a CDS encoding DUF962 domain-containing protein, producing MNSTTQFRSFAEFYPYYLGEHANPTCRRLHFVGTSLVIALLAYAIGSGQWLLLLAMPVAGYGFAWAGHFFFEKNRPATFTYPLYSLTGDFAMFRDILRGKISL from the coding sequence ATGAACAGCACGACGCAGTTTCGCAGTTTCGCCGAGTTCTATCCCTACTACCTCGGCGAGCATGCCAACCCCACCTGCCGACGCCTGCACTTCGTCGGCACCAGCCTGGTCATCGCACTGTTGGCGTATGCCATCGGCAGCGGTCAGTGGCTATTGCTGCTGGCCATGCCGGTGGCCGGCTATGGCTTCGCCTGGGCCGGGCACTTCTTTTTCGAGAAGAACCGGCCGGCCACTTTCACCTATCCCCTCTATAGCCTGACCGGCGACTTCGCCATGTTCCGCGACATCCTGCGCGGCAAGATCAGCCTCTGA
- a CDS encoding MarR family transcriptional regulator, with amino-acid sequence MPLTDNQHRFGMQLAQMSRGWRAELDRRLAGLNLSQARWLVLLHLARFSEAPTQRELAQSVGVEGPTLARLLDSLENQGLVRRQAVMEDRRAKKILLCPPAKPLIDQIETIANALRAELFTGVDEADLDVCMRVHAKILGNLEKP; translated from the coding sequence ATGCCCCTCACCGACAATCAACACCGCTTCGGCATGCAGCTGGCACAGATGTCCCGAGGCTGGCGTGCCGAACTGGACCGTCGTTTGGCCGGGCTCAATCTGTCCCAGGCGCGCTGGCTGGTGTTGCTGCACCTGGCCCGGTTCAGCGAAGCACCCACCCAGCGCGAGCTGGCGCAGAGCGTCGGCGTCGAAGGTCCGACCCTGGCGCGACTGCTCGACAGCCTGGAAAACCAGGGGCTGGTCCGTCGCCAGGCCGTCATGGAAGACCGCCGCGCCAAGAAAATCCTGCTGTGTCCGCCGGCCAAGCCGCTGATCGACCAGATCGAGACCATCGCCAACGCCTTGCGCGCGGAGCTGTTCACCGGCGTCGACGAGGCAGACCTGGACGTGTGCATGCGGGTGCATGCGAAAATTCTCGGCAACCTGGAGAAGCCTTGA
- a CDS encoding UDP-2,3-diacylglucosamine diphosphatase: MTHAELLRPSRKQRVRTLWISDVHLGTRDCQAEHLSQFLKGYQADRIYLVGDIIDGWKLRSGVYWPQAHTNVIRRLLTMSKRGTEVIYVTGNHDEFLRRYSRLILGNIQLVDEAEHLTADGRRLLVVHGDQFDVITRYHRWLAFLGDRAYEFTLVLNRWLNHWRARYGYGYWSLSAYLKHKVKGAVNFISDFEDAIAHECTRRGFQGVVCGHIHHAEIRQVGDVQYLNCGDWVESCTALIEHWDGHIELYRLAEAQAQESERLAALRELV; encoded by the coding sequence ATGACACACGCCGAACTGCTCCGCCCGTCACGCAAGCAACGCGTGCGAACCCTGTGGATCTCCGACGTGCACCTGGGTACTCGTGACTGCCAGGCCGAGCACCTGTCGCAGTTCCTCAAGGGGTATCAGGCCGATCGCATCTATCTGGTCGGCGACATCATCGACGGCTGGAAGCTGCGCAGCGGCGTCTACTGGCCGCAGGCTCACACCAATGTGATCCGCCGCTTGCTGACCATGAGCAAACGCGGTACCGAGGTGATCTACGTCACCGGCAACCACGACGAATTCCTGCGCCGTTACTCACGGCTGATCCTGGGCAACATCCAACTGGTGGACGAGGCCGAACACCTCACGGCTGACGGCCGTCGCCTGCTGGTGGTGCATGGCGATCAATTCGACGTGATCACCCGCTACCACCGCTGGCTGGCCTTTCTCGGCGACCGCGCCTATGAATTCACCCTGGTGCTCAACCGCTGGCTCAACCACTGGCGCGCCCGTTACGGCTATGGCTACTGGTCGCTGTCGGCGTACCTCAAGCACAAGGTCAAGGGCGCGGTGAACTTCATCAGCGATTTCGAGGATGCGATTGCCCACGAGTGCACCCGGCGCGGCTTTCAAGGCGTGGTCTGTGGGCATATCCATCACGCCGAGATTCGTCAGGTGGGCGATGTGCAATACCTCAACTGCGGCGACTGGGTCGAGTCGTGCACCGCGCTCATCGAGCACTGGGACGGTCATATCGAGTTGTATCGGTTGGCCGAGGCGCAAGCCCAGGAAAGCGAGCGCCTGGCGGCGCTGCGCGAGCTGGTCTGA
- a CDS encoding AraC family transcriptional regulator: MSERTTSASWASGIVKALELEGLDCRAMFKQLGLDFAALDDPDARFPQDDMTRLWLLAVELSGNQAIGLNMARVVRPASFHVVGYALMSSRTLAEGFERLVRYQRIIAESSDLSFTLGPEGYSLTLTVHGDHLPPTRHSAEASLACALSLCAWLSGRPVQPRRVLIQGTQPKDIEPYRQAFRAPLEFGARHDALVLERADMEAPLPTANEAMAILHDRFAGEYLARFSESRVTHRVRQTLCRILPQGEPKRDTVAQALHLSQRTLQRRLQEEGTSFQTLLDDTRRELAEQYLAQPGMTLLETAYLLGFADPSNFYRAFRRWFDATPSEYRARLEASLNGARTPACTTPAR, from the coding sequence ATGAGCGAAAGAACCACGTCGGCCAGCTGGGCCTCAGGGATCGTCAAAGCGCTCGAGCTCGAAGGACTCGATTGCCGGGCCATGTTCAAGCAGTTGGGCCTGGACTTCGCGGCGCTGGACGACCCGGATGCACGCTTTCCACAGGATGACATGACCCGCCTGTGGTTGCTGGCGGTCGAGCTGTCCGGGAACCAGGCCATCGGCCTGAACATGGCGCGGGTGGTGCGCCCGGCGTCGTTCCATGTGGTGGGTTATGCGCTGATGTCCAGTCGTACCCTGGCAGAAGGCTTCGAGCGCCTGGTGCGCTATCAGCGCATCATCGCCGAGAGCTCCGACCTGAGCTTCACCCTCGGCCCTGAAGGCTACTCGCTGACCCTCACCGTGCATGGCGATCACCTGCCGCCGACCCGCCACAGCGCCGAGGCGTCGCTGGCCTGTGCGCTGTCGTTGTGCGCCTGGCTCAGCGGCCGCCCGGTGCAGCCGCGGCGGGTGCTGATCCAGGGCACGCAGCCCAAAGACATCGAACCCTACCGACAGGCCTTCCGTGCGCCTCTGGAGTTCGGCGCGCGGCACGATGCGCTGGTCTTGGAACGCGCGGACATGGAGGCGCCGCTGCCCACCGCCAACGAGGCGATGGCCATACTGCACGACCGCTTCGCGGGCGAGTACCTGGCACGCTTTTCCGAAAGCCGAGTGACCCATCGGGTGCGCCAGACCCTGTGCCGCATCCTGCCGCAGGGCGAACCCAAGCGCGATACCGTGGCCCAGGCCCTGCACCTGTCGCAGCGCACCCTGCAGCGCCGGTTGCAGGAGGAGGGCACCAGCTTCCAGACGCTGCTCGACGACACCCGTCGGGAATTGGCCGAGCAGTACCTGGCGCAGCCTGGCATGACCTTGCTGGAAACCGCCTACCTGCTGGGTTTTGCCGACCCGAGCAATTTCTACCGGGCCTTCCGTCGCTGGTTCGACGCCACGCCCAGCGAGTACCGGGCGCGCCTGGAGGCGTCGCTCAATGGCGCCAGAACGCCGGCATGCACAACACCAGCACGGTGA
- a CDS encoding SelT/SelW/SelH family protein — protein sequence MADAKPEIVIEYCTQCQWLLRAAWLAQELLSTFADDLGRVTLQPGSGGVFRITCNERQLWERKADGGFPEAKVLKQRVRDGIDPQRDLGHNDR from the coding sequence ATGGCCGATGCCAAGCCCGAAATCGTCATCGAGTATTGCACCCAGTGTCAGTGGCTGCTGCGCGCCGCCTGGTTGGCGCAGGAATTGCTCAGCACCTTCGCTGACGACCTGGGCCGGGTCACGCTGCAGCCGGGCAGCGGCGGTGTGTTCCGCATCACCTGCAACGAGCGACAGCTCTGGGAGCGCAAGGCCGACGGCGGCTTCCCCGAAGCCAAGGTGCTCAAGCAGCGGGTGCGCGATGGCATCGACCCGCAGCGCGACCTGGGCCACAACGACCGCTGA
- a CDS encoding patatin-like phospholipase family protein, with product MRRLLLCLLLTLTPLVLHAADAPRPKVGLVLSGGAARGLAHIGVLKALEEQGVRIDAIAGTSMGAVVGGLYASGYSIEELEHLALTLDWQQALSDAPPRKDVPFRRKQDDRDFLVKQKLSFRDDGSLGLPLGVIQGQNLSLLLESKLAHTADIRDFDKLPIPFRAVATDIASGEKVVFRRGHLPQVVRASMSIPAVFAPVELDGRLLVDGGMVDNIPLDVVREMGVDLAIVVDIGTPLRSRKQLATVVDVLNQSITLMTRRNSEEQLASLGREDILVQPPLSAFGVTDFGRAQDMIDAGYRATRALDARLAGLRQAGDAELAVARSPRQRTPVITAIKVENDSKVSDEVIRYYIRQPIGEPLALDRLQTDMGTLYGLDYFDRVQYRVVHKGDDNTLVINARGRRGGTDYLRLGLNLSDDMRGDSAFNLGASYRVNGINRLGAEWLTRAQIGDQQELYSEFYQPLDVGSRYFVAPYLSLGSQNIEATLDNDPVAEYRLERYGFGLNLGRQIGTYGEVRLGVGKAWGEAEVRIGDQSLPKVSFNEGFYELKYSFDTFDNVYFPHSGEDIGLSLRKFDRSLDSDSDYRQWQFHLDKALSYGANTWVLGGRYGRTLDDTEVVTSSFVLGGARQLSGFRQDSLSGQNISLMRMVYYRRLTPRAYVPLDLPLYLGGSLERGRAWNNDNDFDSGYINAASVFLGLETPLGPLNISYGINTEHQKAVYLNLGSSF from the coding sequence ATGCGCCGTCTGCTGTTATGCCTGTTGCTGACCCTCACCCCGCTTGTCCTGCACGCGGCCGACGCGCCCCGGCCCAAGGTCGGCCTGGTGCTGTCCGGCGGCGCCGCCCGAGGCCTGGCCCACATCGGCGTGCTCAAGGCCCTCGAAGAACAGGGCGTGCGCATCGACGCCATCGCTGGCACCAGCATGGGGGCGGTGGTCGGCGGGCTGTACGCCTCGGGCTACAGCATCGAGGAACTCGAACACCTGGCGCTGACCCTCGACTGGCAGCAGGCGCTGTCCGATGCGCCACCGCGCAAGGACGTGCCGTTCAGGCGCAAGCAGGACGACCGCGACTTCCTGGTCAAGCAGAAGCTCAGCTTTCGCGACGACGGCAGCCTGGGTCTGCCGCTGGGGGTAATCCAGGGCCAGAACCTGTCGCTGCTGCTGGAAAGCAAGCTGGCCCATACCGCCGACATCCGCGATTTCGACAAACTGCCCATCCCGTTCCGCGCCGTCGCCACCGACATCGCCAGTGGCGAAAAGGTGGTGTTCCGCCGTGGCCACCTGCCGCAGGTGGTGCGGGCCAGCATGTCGATTCCAGCGGTGTTCGCGCCGGTGGAGCTGGACGGCCGCCTGCTGGTCGACGGCGGCATGGTCGACAACATTCCGCTGGATGTCGTGCGGGAAATGGGCGTCGACCTGGCCATCGTGGTGGACATCGGCACCCCGCTGCGCTCGCGCAAGCAACTGGCCACTGTGGTGGACGTGCTCAATCAGTCGATCACCCTGATGACCCGGCGCAACTCCGAAGAACAGCTGGCCAGCCTGGGCCGCGAAGACATTCTTGTGCAACCACCGCTGAGCGCCTTCGGCGTCACCGATTTCGGCCGCGCCCAGGACATGATCGACGCGGGCTACCGAGCCACCCGCGCCCTCGACGCGCGCCTGGCCGGGCTGCGCCAGGCCGGTGACGCCGAACTGGCCGTGGCCCGCTCACCGCGCCAGCGCACGCCGGTGATCACGGCGATCAAGGTCGAGAACGACTCGAAGGTCAGCGACGAGGTGATCCGCTACTACATCCGCCAGCCCATCGGCGAGCCGCTGGCGCTGGATCGCCTGCAAACCGACATGGGCACCCTGTACGGGCTGGACTACTTCGACCGCGTGCAGTACCGCGTGGTACACAAGGGCGACGACAATACCCTGGTGATCAATGCCCGTGGCCGGCGTGGCGGCACCGACTACCTGCGTCTGGGCCTGAACCTCTCGGACGACATGCGCGGCGACAGCGCCTTCAACCTCGGTGCCAGCTACCGCGTCAATGGCATCAACCGGCTGGGCGCCGAATGGCTCACGCGCGCGCAGATCGGCGACCAGCAGGAGCTGTACAGCGAGTTCTACCAACCGCTGGACGTGGGCTCGCGCTACTTCGTCGCCCCCTATCTGTCCCTGGGTTCGCAGAACATCGAAGCCACCCTGGACAACGATCCGGTCGCCGAGTACCGCCTGGAACGCTACGGGTTCGGCCTCAACCTGGGCCGACAGATCGGCACCTACGGCGAAGTGCGACTCGGCGTCGGCAAGGCCTGGGGCGAGGCTGAGGTGCGCATTGGCGATCAGAGCCTGCCCAAAGTCAGCTTCAACGAGGGCTTCTACGAACTGAAGTACTCCTTCGACACCTTCGACAACGTCTACTTCCCCCACAGCGGCGAAGACATCGGCCTGAGCCTGCGCAAGTTCGACCGCTCGCTGGACTCGGACAGCGACTACCGCCAATGGCAGTTCCACCTGGATAAAGCCTTGAGTTACGGCGCCAATACCTGGGTGTTGGGTGGCCGCTACGGACGCACCCTGGACGATACCGAGGTGGTGACTTCCAGCTTCGTGCTCGGGGGAGCCAGGCAACTGTCGGGGTTCCGCCAGGATTCGCTGTCAGGCCAGAACATCAGCCTGATGCGCATGGTGTATTACCGCCGGCTGACGCCTCGGGCCTATGTGCCATTGGATCTGCCCTTGTACCTGGGCGGGTCGCTGGAGCGTGGCCGCGCGTGGAACAACGACAACGACTTCGACAGCGGCTACATCAACGCGGCCAGCGTGTTCCTGGGACTGGAGACGCCACTGGGGCCTTTGAACATCAGCTACGGAATCAACACCGAGCATCAGAAGGCGGTGTACTTGAATTTGGGCAGCAGCTTCTGA